Within the Pseudonocardia alni genome, the region TGACGCCCCATGCGCGCATCGCAACCTCCATAAGGTACGAGCAGTACCGTATCAGGTAGGAGGTACGCTCACGTACCGTGACAGGGGGGCGGCGGCGCGGTGCGGAACTGGAGCAGGCGATCCTGCGTGCGGCCGCCGATGAACTCGTTGCATCCGGCTACGCCGGTATGACGATGGACAAGGTCGCTCGGCGCGCCGGCACGAACAAGAACGCGATCTACCGGCGCTGGCCCGGGCGCGCCGCGCTCGGCGTCGCCGCCTACACCTACGTCGCGGACGCTCGCACTCTGACGCCGGACACGGGCGAACTCCGCGGTGATGCCGTCGAGCTGCTGCGGCAGGTCAACTCCACCTGGTCCTCGTCTCATGGGGAGATCCTGCGTGATCTCCTGGCCGCGGCCGCCGACGAGCCCGCGCTGCTGGAGCTGCTGCGCGAGCAGGCCGGAGGGGGCGCGCTGGACGCCGCCTGGGTGGCGATCGTGGACCAGGCAGTGGCACGCGGCGAAGCTCCGCCGGAGGCCGTTCATCCGCGGGTGGCGGCGCTCCCCATGACGGTGTTGCGTGGCGAGTACGCCCTGCGCGGTGTTCCAGCCGTACCGGACGAGGTCCTGATGGAGATCATCGACGAGCTCTTCATGCCGCTCATCCGTGGACGGGGTCTCTCCGGGTGCGGGCTGACGTAGCGGATCTCGTCTCCCCGGATCCAGGGAGCGGCACCGACGTGACCACGGTCTGCTCGACCAACTGCCTGACGGCGACTGATCACTACGGCAGCGTCCTGCGGACGCCCGGGGATGAGACGGGC harbors:
- a CDS encoding TetR/AcrR family transcriptional regulator, yielding MTGGRRRGAELEQAILRAAADELVASGYAGMTMDKVARRAGTNKNAIYRRWPGRAALGVAAYTYVADARTLTPDTGELRGDAVELLRQVNSTWSSSHGEILRDLLAAAADEPALLELLREQAGGGALDAAWVAIVDQAVARGEAPPEAVHPRVAALPMTVLRGEYALRGVPAVPDEVLMEIIDELFMPLIRGRGLSGCGLT